One Rattus norvegicus strain BN/NHsdMcwi chromosome 18, GRCr8, whole genome shotgun sequence DNA segment encodes these proteins:
- the Arhgef37 gene encoding rho guanine nucleotide exchange factor 37 isoform X2, producing the protein MRKEVALKYTKVEQLSLRERLARINTHTLSKKTTRLSQLLKQEAGLVPRTEDKEFDDLEERFQWVSLCVTELKSNVAAYMDNLEAFLCFRPHERNLDIPGGAAEQYCSLARDLQLQAFLQFKQRLTGLVWQPLCSLARALVGPQNLIKKRLDKLLDFERVEEKLLDVGSVTYEEEAARHTYQALNSLIVAELPQFNHLVMQWLGQILRTFVVLQRDLADQVLRRAESSMALLPHRHVSEPDFQKLLEDTLGQSSSQLRHFRESFEKVLPPSTSQPLLPGSEHQMQSLLTRYGPGKIYQVTSNINGTGTLDLTLPRGQIVALLQNKDTKGNNSRWLVDTGGHRGYVPAGKLQLYHPINPSEKEPRRQTGMPEDYWLPTPEPTQPSVPTVPTMSQVVAVYPFVARSTHELSLQAGQPVTILEAQDKKGNPEWSLVEANGQRGYVPSNFLARTPSPTPWGWNLPS; encoded by the exons ATGCGCAAGGAAGTGG CCTTAAAGTATACCAAAGTGGAGCAGCTGAGCCTTCGGGAGCGGCTGGCCCGCATCAACACCCATACTCTTTCCAAGAAGACCACCAGGCTGAGCCAGCTGCTGAAGCAGGAGGCGGGGCTCGTACCCAGG ACAGAAGACAAGGAATTTGATGACTTGGAGGAGAGATTCCAGTGGGTGTCTCTGTGCGTGACAGAGCTGAAGAGCAATGTGGCAGCTTACATGGATAATCTGGAG GCTTTCCTCTGCTTCCGGCCACACGAGCGGAACCTGGATATCCCTGGGGGAGCTGCGGAACAGTACTGCAGCCTAGCGAGGGACCTTCAGCTCCAGGCCTTCCTGCAGTTT AAGCAGCGGTTAACAGGCCTGGTGTGGCAACCATTGTGCAGTCTGGCCAGAGCCCTGGTTGGCCCTCAGAACTTGATCAAGAAACGTCTGGACAAACTCCTGGACTTCGagagagtagaagaaaaactGTTGGATGTGGGCAGTGTGACCTATGAGGAAGAGGCGGCCCGGCACACGTACCAGGCACTCAACTCCTTGATAGTGGCTGAGCTCCCACAGTTTAACCACCTCGTCATGCAGTGGCTGGGCCAGATTCTGCGCACATTTGTGGTCCTCCAGAGAGACCTTGCAGACCAAGTGCTGCGAAGGGCAGAGAGCAGCATGGCCCTG ctgccTCATCGCCACGTCTCCGAGCCGGACTTCCAGAAGCTGCTGGAGGACACGCTAGGCCAGAGCAGTAGCCAGCTCCGCCACTTTCGGGAGAGCTTTGAGAAAGTGCTTCCACCCTCCACCTCGCAG CCACTCCTTCCAGGGTCTGAACACCAGATGCAATCTCTCCTCACCAGATATGGCCCTGGGAAGATATACCAGGTGACAAGCAACATCAATGGCACTGGGACCCTGGACCTGACACTACCTCGGGGCCAAATCGTGGCCCTTCTACAAAACAAGGACACCAAAGGCAACAACAGTCGCTGGCTGGTAGACACAGGGG GACACCGGGGATACGTGCCAGCTGGAAAACTTCAGCTATATCACCCTATCAATCCCAGTGAGAAGGAGCCCAGACGCCAGACAGGGATGCCTGAAGACTACTGGCTTCCAACCCCAGAGCCCACCCAACCCTCTGTCCCCACTGTCCCGACCATGAGCCAG GTGGTGGCCGTGTACCCTTTTGTGGCCAGGAGCACCCACGAGTTGAGTCTACAGGCAGGCCAGCCTGTGACCATCCTGGAAGCCCAAGACAAGAAGGGGAACCCAGAATGGAGCCTGGTGGAAGCAAACGGACAGAGGGGATATGTACCTTCCAACTTTCTGGCCAGGACTCCGAGTCCAACTCCCTGGGGCTGGAATCTTCCCTCTTAG
- the Arhgef37 gene encoding rho guanine nucleotide exchange factor 37 isoform X1, translating to MADFETDEASSKSESPEQEGQGSEDKSLLHQRLAIRELIDTEVSYLHTLRLCTSDIRGHLQQLPPGDLDILFSNIDDIIQVSSRFLHGLQETACKEEKQAHLIGNLFLEFQEELEQVYKVYCANYDQALLLVKAYQKEPELQKEIQGIIEAAVPQAGPSGLSFLLVIPLQRITKYPLLLQKILENTPADASAHPVLQRATSALQDVNSNINEYKMRKEVALKYTKVEQLSLRERLARINTHTLSKKTTRLSQLLKQEAGLVPRTEDKEFDDLEERFQWVSLCVTELKSNVAAYMDNLEAFLCFRPHERNLDIPGGAAEQYCSLARDLQLQAFLQFKQRLTGLVWQPLCSLARALVGPQNLIKKRLDKLLDFERVEEKLLDVGSVTYEEEAARHTYQALNSLIVAELPQFNHLVMQWLGQILRTFVVLQRDLADQVLRRAESSMALLPHRHVSEPDFQKLLEDTLGQSSSQLRHFRESFEKVLPPSTSQPLLPGSEHQMQSLLTRYGPGKIYQVTSNINGTGTLDLTLPRGQIVALLQNKDTKGNNSRWLVDTGGHRGYVPAGKLQLYHPINPSEKEPRRQTGMPEDYWLPTPEPTQPSVPTVPTMSQVVAVYPFVARSTHELSLQAGQPVTILEAQDKKGNPEWSLVEANGQRGYVPSNFLARTPSPTPWGWNLPS from the exons ATGGCTGACTTTGAAACAGATGAGGCCTCTTCCAAGTCAGAGAGCCCTGAGCAGGAAGGCCAGGGTTCTGAGGACAAATCTCTGCTCCATCAGAGGCTGGCCATCAGAGAGCTCATCGACACAGAAGTCTCCTACTTGCACACACTCCGACTCTGTACCTCTGACATCAGAGGCCACCTACAGCAG CTGCCGCCAGGAGATCTGGACATACTGTTCTCAAACATCGATGACATCATCCAAGTGAGCAGCAGATTCCTTCACGGGCTGCAGGAGACAGCCTGCAAGGAAGAGAAACAAGCACACTTGATTG GTAACTTATTCCTGGAATTCCAAGAGGAGCTTGAACAAGTCTATAAAGTCTACTGTGCCAACTATGACCAGGCCCTGCTGCTGGTCAAGGCATACCAGAAGGAGCCGGAACTCCAGAAGGAGATCCAGGGCATCATCGAAGCTGCAGT GCCACAAGCTGGACCTTCGGGTCTCAGTTTCTTACTTGTAATCCCTCTGCAGAGGATTACCAAGTACCCCCTCCTGCTGCAGAAAATCCTGGAGAACACACCCGCGGATGCCAGTGCCCACCCTGTCCTTCAGAGAGCCACCTCTGCCCTCCAGGATGTGAACAGCAATATCAACGAGTACAAGATGCGCAAGGAAGTGG CCTTAAAGTATACCAAAGTGGAGCAGCTGAGCCTTCGGGAGCGGCTGGCCCGCATCAACACCCATACTCTTTCCAAGAAGACCACCAGGCTGAGCCAGCTGCTGAAGCAGGAGGCGGGGCTCGTACCCAGG ACAGAAGACAAGGAATTTGATGACTTGGAGGAGAGATTCCAGTGGGTGTCTCTGTGCGTGACAGAGCTGAAGAGCAATGTGGCAGCTTACATGGATAATCTGGAG GCTTTCCTCTGCTTCCGGCCACACGAGCGGAACCTGGATATCCCTGGGGGAGCTGCGGAACAGTACTGCAGCCTAGCGAGGGACCTTCAGCTCCAGGCCTTCCTGCAGTTT AAGCAGCGGTTAACAGGCCTGGTGTGGCAACCATTGTGCAGTCTGGCCAGAGCCCTGGTTGGCCCTCAGAACTTGATCAAGAAACGTCTGGACAAACTCCTGGACTTCGagagagtagaagaaaaactGTTGGATGTGGGCAGTGTGACCTATGAGGAAGAGGCGGCCCGGCACACGTACCAGGCACTCAACTCCTTGATAGTGGCTGAGCTCCCACAGTTTAACCACCTCGTCATGCAGTGGCTGGGCCAGATTCTGCGCACATTTGTGGTCCTCCAGAGAGACCTTGCAGACCAAGTGCTGCGAAGGGCAGAGAGCAGCATGGCCCTG ctgccTCATCGCCACGTCTCCGAGCCGGACTTCCAGAAGCTGCTGGAGGACACGCTAGGCCAGAGCAGTAGCCAGCTCCGCCACTTTCGGGAGAGCTTTGAGAAAGTGCTTCCACCCTCCACCTCGCAG CCACTCCTTCCAGGGTCTGAACACCAGATGCAATCTCTCCTCACCAGATATGGCCCTGGGAAGATATACCAGGTGACAAGCAACATCAATGGCACTGGGACCCTGGACCTGACACTACCTCGGGGCCAAATCGTGGCCCTTCTACAAAACAAGGACACCAAAGGCAACAACAGTCGCTGGCTGGTAGACACAGGGG GACACCGGGGATACGTGCCAGCTGGAAAACTTCAGCTATATCACCCTATCAATCCCAGTGAGAAGGAGCCCAGACGCCAGACAGGGATGCCTGAAGACTACTGGCTTCCAACCCCAGAGCCCACCCAACCCTCTGTCCCCACTGTCCCGACCATGAGCCAG GTGGTGGCCGTGTACCCTTTTGTGGCCAGGAGCACCCACGAGTTGAGTCTACAGGCAGGCCAGCCTGTGACCATCCTGGAAGCCCAAGACAAGAAGGGGAACCCAGAATGGAGCCTGGTGGAAGCAAACGGACAGAGGGGATATGTACCTTCCAACTTTCTGGCCAGGACTCCGAGTCCAACTCCCTGGGGCTGGAATCTTCCCTCTTAG
- the Arhgef37 gene encoding rho guanine nucleotide exchange factor 37 isoform X3, with translation MAYVLASCGEAFLCFRPHERNLDIPGGAAEQYCSLARDLQLQAFLQFKQRLTGLVWQPLCSLARALVGPQNLIKKRLDKLLDFERVEEKLLDVGSVTYEEEAARHTYQALNSLIVAELPQFNHLVMQWLGQILRTFVVLQRDLADQVLRRAESSMALLPHRHVSEPDFQKLLEDTLGQSSSQLRHFRESFEKVLPPSTSQPLLPGSEHQMQSLLTRYGPGKIYQVTSNINGTGTLDLTLPRGQIVALLQNKDTKGNNSRWLVDTGGHRGYVPAGKLQLYHPINPSEKEPRRQTGMPEDYWLPTPEPTQPSVPTVPTMSQVVAVYPFVARSTHELSLQAGQPVTILEAQDKKGNPEWSLVEANGQRGYVPSNFLARTPSPTPWGWNLPS, from the exons ATGGCGTATGTGCTTGCTAGCTGTGGGGAG GCTTTCCTCTGCTTCCGGCCACACGAGCGGAACCTGGATATCCCTGGGGGAGCTGCGGAACAGTACTGCAGCCTAGCGAGGGACCTTCAGCTCCAGGCCTTCCTGCAGTTT AAGCAGCGGTTAACAGGCCTGGTGTGGCAACCATTGTGCAGTCTGGCCAGAGCCCTGGTTGGCCCTCAGAACTTGATCAAGAAACGTCTGGACAAACTCCTGGACTTCGagagagtagaagaaaaactGTTGGATGTGGGCAGTGTGACCTATGAGGAAGAGGCGGCCCGGCACACGTACCAGGCACTCAACTCCTTGATAGTGGCTGAGCTCCCACAGTTTAACCACCTCGTCATGCAGTGGCTGGGCCAGATTCTGCGCACATTTGTGGTCCTCCAGAGAGACCTTGCAGACCAAGTGCTGCGAAGGGCAGAGAGCAGCATGGCCCTG ctgccTCATCGCCACGTCTCCGAGCCGGACTTCCAGAAGCTGCTGGAGGACACGCTAGGCCAGAGCAGTAGCCAGCTCCGCCACTTTCGGGAGAGCTTTGAGAAAGTGCTTCCACCCTCCACCTCGCAG CCACTCCTTCCAGGGTCTGAACACCAGATGCAATCTCTCCTCACCAGATATGGCCCTGGGAAGATATACCAGGTGACAAGCAACATCAATGGCACTGGGACCCTGGACCTGACACTACCTCGGGGCCAAATCGTGGCCCTTCTACAAAACAAGGACACCAAAGGCAACAACAGTCGCTGGCTGGTAGACACAGGGG GACACCGGGGATACGTGCCAGCTGGAAAACTTCAGCTATATCACCCTATCAATCCCAGTGAGAAGGAGCCCAGACGCCAGACAGGGATGCCTGAAGACTACTGGCTTCCAACCCCAGAGCCCACCCAACCCTCTGTCCCCACTGTCCCGACCATGAGCCAG GTGGTGGCCGTGTACCCTTTTGTGGCCAGGAGCACCCACGAGTTGAGTCTACAGGCAGGCCAGCCTGTGACCATCCTGGAAGCCCAAGACAAGAAGGGGAACCCAGAATGGAGCCTGGTGGAAGCAAACGGACAGAGGGGATATGTACCTTCCAACTTTCTGGCCAGGACTCCGAGTCCAACTCCCTGGGGCTGGAATCTTCCCTCTTAG